Sequence from the Kribbella aluminosa genome:
CTGCTACCTGTCCGGCGGCATCCCACGCGGCGGCGCTCGCGACTACCCGGGCTGCCGCGACCGAACTGCACCGCAACGGACCGCTGCCGTCACAGTCGCCGGCGGGCTGGTCTTCGCCGGGGCCTCGAAAGTCTGGGGTGGTGGATCGGCCTTCTACGACCCGTCTGCTCGCACGCAGCTCGCCGGTCGCGCGTACCTGCTCACTCCCGAGCAGTTGGGCGATGTCGCAGCGCAGGAGATGCGGCGCGAGCCGGGCGGCGCGTACGCTCACGAACTCGCCTCGATCCTGCCGGCCGTCACCGAACCGCACTCCCTCGGTGACGGCCGCTACGAGACAGTGGTACGGCTTGGGGAGTTGGACGGCACACCCATGTACACGATC
This genomic interval carries:
- a CDS encoding histone deacetylase, with the translated sequence MRPTKRRESPLQRIWYVAYGSNLALERFNCYLSGGIPRGGARDYPGCRDRTAPQRTAAVTVAGGLVFAGASKVWGGGSAFYDPSARTQLAGRAYLLTPEQLGDVAAQEMRREPGGAYAHELASILPAVTEPHSLGDGRYETVVRLGELDGTPMYTITHGGVATLEPVAPTASYLHWIATGLAEAHGWNVHRVVDYLHAAPGVRLGWTPGALLSVLNGGAGGGG